From the genome of Arthrobacter sp. ERGS1:01:
GAGCTGCAGGGAGCGGAGTCCGTCGCGCAACGGTCCGGCGTGCTGGCTGCCGATCTCGGGGGCGGCCGCGGTGACGAATCCTGCCAGTGCGGTGATCAGCTTGCGGGCCTCATCCAGGTCCTTGAGCTCTTCGGCGTCGGGGCCGGCGGCCAGGCCGCACTTGACGGCGGCGGCGCTCATGAGGTGGACGGCGGCCGTGGTGATGACCTCGATGGCGGGAACTTCGGCAATGTCGCGAACTACGGACGCGGCCTCGGCGTCTCCGAGTGCCTCCTCGGGGGCGTTGCTAAAACTGTGGCGGGTGTCCGGATTATTATCTGAGGTACTCATACTGCTAAGCTTGTCACAGACCGACTGGATGCTGTTATTTCATCCGGGGCCAAAACCCCGTGAAGAAGGCACGCGTTCAGTTTGCAAGTGGAGTCCTCTCCCACCTTTCGACCCAGCAATGGCGTTGTCTGGTCCAGGTTGGAGCCTTTCATGTGAAGGCTGGCCGCGGTCCCGTTGACGGGACATGATGGCGCCAATCCTTTGAGGCCTCCGATTGCATCAGCAATGGGAGGCCTTCTTCATTTGCTGATGGTGTTCACATTTCTCATGTCAACAGGAGTTACACATTAGCGAGCCACGCATCAATGATCGTATCCGCGTCCCCGAGGTGCGGTTGGTTGGGCCAGCAGGCGAACAAGTTGGGATCGTCCGCATTGAGGATGCCCTTCGTCTTGCCGCTGAGTCGGACTTGGATCTGGTTGAGGTAGCGCCGACGGCCAAGCCGCCGGTGTGCAAACTGATGGACTTCGGTAAGTACAAGTACGAGGCCGCCGTCAAGGCGCGTGAAGCCCGGAAGAACCAGACGAACACTGTTCTGAAGGAAATCCGCTTCCGCCTGAAGATT
Proteins encoded in this window:
- a CDS encoding DUF1844 domain-containing protein, with product MSTSDNNPDTRHSFSNAPEEALGDAEAASVVRDIAEVPAIEVITTAAVHLMSAAAVKCGLAAGPDAEELKDLDEARKLITALAGFVTAAAPEIGSQHAGPLRDGLRSLQLAFREASTIPDAPGKGPGEKYTGAVN